Sequence from the Pogoniulus pusillus isolate bPogPus1 chromosome 16, bPogPus1.pri, whole genome shotgun sequence genome:
AGCACTATCTGCTTTGGCAAGCATTGGACAAGGACCAGATGATTAGAAAACAGCAGGAAAGGGCTACGAAGAAATCTGTAAGCTGAAGTGCCTGATGTAGTAAAAGTTTAGGATGGCAAGGACACCGAAGAGAGGCTCAGCAAATTGTTTTGCACTGAAGGCATTCTGAGTCCCACATGGCACATTATTtgtacaccaaaaaaataaGAGGAGCTATATCAATTTGAAATAAGTAAGAAATATCCCAAGTCGGTGGGACTGGGTGGCATTTCCTCCAAGAGCTCTGACAAGGGCCAGTATGAAAATACTGTTAGCTGTTGGCTAAGATTTGAAACTCTGCATTACAGCCACAGAGTCAGAGGACTGATAGCGTGTAAGCACAGCTCCCAGATACAGAGAGGGGTTCTGTAAAGAACCAGGAAACTATAAACCAGCAAGTCTGACTTTCAACTATGAGAAGGTAACAGTCTGTAATAAAGCAAGAGGATAACCATAGTCCTGAGAGGAATTAACCTCTGCAAATGGTAAATCCCTCCTAACTGACTTGCTGGGACTCTGAGGTTAAGTGTGTGGATAAAGAGAATTCAAGGAAATCCATATTTTCAAACAGCATTGCCAGAATTCTGTAGCAAAGGTTGCTAATGAAATTTAGTTGCTGCGGCGTTGCTAGAAAGGTCTTCCTGGTAGCTTTTAAGCCTGAAAGCTTGCTAAAGGATAGGAAGCAAAGTCCATGCAGAATAGGAAAGTGATTGGTCATTTTAATAGACCACAGGTGAAACACACCTAGAAGAAACAGGATTAGTGCACCATATAGTATCTCCAATTCAGTCCTAGTAAATGCTGGAGACTGCACAGACTCACGTCACCactgtttcttctcccaggcaaccagcaacagaacaaggggacacagtctcaagttgtgccaggggaagtctaggctggatgttaggaaattcttcccaaagagagagcgattggcattagaatggcttacccagagaggtggcggagtcaccgtccctggaggtgttcaagcaaagcctggatgaggcacttattgctatggtctagttgagtggaaaGGGATGGAtgatgggttggattggatgctcttggaggtctcttccaagatggttgattctgtgattctatctcctACTATCACTATCTGAGACACAGATTAGGCTCAGTGCACCATCAAAATGCATGCTGCAAATCTTCTGTGACACATTGTACTTTGCAATCACTTATCCCAAACAGCTGAAGCCAGATAACTTCCAGTCACTGTGCTTTATTGATGCCAGGAATCTACTGCTTTTGAAGAAATTCATCCTTTTAAAAGTACAAGTACTGGATTTGTTAAACTTTCAGGGCGGTGACAAAGCCCTGTGTGTAACATATCCGGAAATTAAAAGGATGCTATGATAAAATAAAGAGCAGAAACATCTCTGGACCATCCTACCAGAAGAGGTTCACATGCCAGAAACACTGGCATGTTACATCTGCTAAATCAGCACCTGCATCAAGTAATTTGGAAATTAAATTAcacagtgaaaggaaaatacCCTCAATATTAGCCTGCATTTGCTACTTACCGTTTGCCCCTGACATCGACTGAGTGGTATATTTTAACCAACCCAGAAGTGCACACCTCTTTATGTTTGTCAAGCAGAACCATTAACGTTTTGGAAGCCAGCAAGTCCTTTGTTTTTCCTGCCAGTATGGCACTGCACTTACCCAGCGGCCCTTTTCCAGCAGCCTTTGCTTTCATCTCCTCAAGTTTCTTTTGctcctccttctgcttttgtttaAATGCCAAGTCTGTCTAAAGAAAAGAACGACAGTGTTTGTCAACATCTCCTCtccccaaaaaaaatcaaaagcaaaggataagcaatgaaaaacaaaattgcTGCTTTAACAGCAATAAAAATCTGAGTGATCCGGGATGGCTGAATTCCACTAGATGCAAGACTTTGCAGAACTATGACAGGTTTTGTACTGTACCTGAATGCCCTGAACAAGCTTTAACTTTGTACATTTGATCTTTCTGAACTTTATCCCATACCACCTCCTCTGGCACGTCATTCTGCACTCTGAAGGATAGAAGTCTGCACTAAAACCATTTATTTGCCACCAGTGGTACTGGGAGCCTAGCACACAAGTGCTGACTGGCAATAAAACTTGGCTTATATAAGATATATGAAAAAAGAAAGGTTGCTTTTACTTAAAAATACATTCATTTCCAAAAACTCCTTCCATACATGTGGCACTATTTTTGCCAAGTTTAATCCACCTGAATTAACTCCAAGAAACACACTGAGTCTGCtggtaaattgcagcacaggctATTGCACACTCCCTGCTAAACCCACCTCCAGACTGCTCAGGCGTATTCTGTCCCTTACAGACACATTCTTCACAGACATCAAGGCTGAAAAGGTCCACAGGCCTTGGcactcaggatttggggtaattTAACTAAGGACCTTGACAACTGGGACTTTGTAAGATTATTCAGCAATCCAGGCCATGGCTCAATTAAGTTTCTAACTGGAAAACTTCAAGCTAAAGCTTCCCTTATTGCAGTCTAAGCCTATTACTTCTCCTAACTACCCTACTCAGAACAGCATAtcctgcttctctctccagaTTTTGCActattggttttgtttgtttgttttcctgcagaCTACTGTGTCTTTCTTAGTAAATCAATCCCTCCTATTTATCCACATCTGGGTTTTTTCTTGCAGTGTACTGCTTGCAGTATTGCAGTgctgagaggaaaaagaagtttTATTACATTATGCTTAACACACAAGAATCTGTACATCTTAtgtgattttcttcttttgcaaCACCTGATTTTGCAGGTTCACATTCAGTCTATGACCCAAGTATCAGACCATTTCAGGTAGAGGAGTTTAATCTGGAGTTTGGCTGTTCATTCTCCTTGGATTTTGTAGGTCTACCAAAGAACAGGACTTTGCATACATGCTTAATTAAATCAAACCATTTTTCTCCAGCTTCCTCCAACTGGTTAAGATTACTTTGACCACTAATCTCTGACAATCTGTGGGCCTTGCAAATTTGTCTTCTACAAAGAGAGTAACCTGCACTGTCAGTCAGCCAACCATCCAACTAATCAAAGCATTACTAATGACCAGCACTTATCAAAGCATTACTTAAAACTCTGATCAAATACAAACTGTTGCAAACCCCCATTCAATATGTTCTTGCAGTCAGGCATCGAATAGTCAGTGACTGCCTTCAGAATGTGTCACTCCAACGAGTTGCCTTCCATCACTTTCTGAGTACCTGGTCCTGCCTTGTGTTTCAGAACACGGCATGAGCTCACATCAAGATCCCCTATCTGCAGGTTTTCCCTTTCTTTGCAGAGCACcgtcctgctgcaggaagcaTTGGTTGGACTAAAACCTGTCCTGGCTGTTCATTTTCACACGACTATGGCTTGGGTCCTTATAAGCACTTCATTGCTTCCACCATCTCTCCAACAATGCAACTGATTTAGAAAGCTATGCTGTTGGaggcttttccccctttttcaaAGGCCCATCATGCCTGTCTTTTTCCAGCCACCGTTGTCTCACCCATCCTCAGAGCAAGTTCACGCCCTTACGTTTCAGTATCTCACACACGAGACCCCTCAGTACCTAATTTACTTAATCTGCTCGATAATCTTCCGCTTTCGTCTCTTGTCCTCTGCTCTGCGACGGCGTTAATTTGCGAGAAGGCCGCTGGTGCTCTGGACACCAGATCCTCCCTTACTCAGCACCGCTGCGTTTACCGCGAACACAGCTAGGAAGCCGGCACACAAACCCTGTAAGCTGGGGACGGTGGAAGGCAGCGGATCACCGTGGGGTCTCTTATGGCCGTGAGCCGTACGTCAGATCGACATTTAGCGAAACGTGACGTTTCACACTGCGTGTATTGCCgtggagagcagagcccaggctaTCGTGAAGGTGGAGAGCAACTCTGCCACAAACGCGGCCGTTGCCCAAGCCGGTGCCGAGCCGGTGCCGCTGGCCCGGTACCGCAGCCGCCCCCCGGGACTCGCCCACCGCCCTACCTCGTCCAGGTCTTTCGACTGCTTCTTCGGCTGCTTTAGCGGCTTCTTCTTGCCGCCTGCAAAGACAGAGGAGACAGTGAGGCCCGGAGCGGGAGAGAGGGGCAGGCGGCACCGGGGGCCCGAGTTCGGCCGTACCTTCTCGGCCCGACATGGTGCCCGTCTCGCTCCGCTCTATTCCGTTCCGCCGCCCCTCGCCCGAGAGCGCGCGCACACGCGGGCCCGCGCCCTGAGCCGCCGCTTCCGCCTGTCCCTGCGCGGCCACCGTAGCACTTCCGCCGCCGCTTCCGCCTCAGGCGCCGGGCAGGGTTGGGTCCCGGGCAGGCGGGAGGTGCCGCTTTGGCTGCGTCACTGTGGCGGGGTCTGACAGCCTCGGTGGGCCCCTCGAGGACAGCTGCCCGGGGGAGACCAGCGGCTCGGCCCGGCCTCGCCTCCGCACGCACAGAACGACGGGCTGCACATGGCGCTGGCAGCGGCGGGCGAGGCCTAGGCGGGGGCTCTAGCGAGAAGCCCCCCCCCCGGCGGGCTGCTCTTTCCCACCGGGCGCCTACTGTGGCTGAGGTGAGACCAGTGCTGCTTCCCGGGCCTGCGTGACGGTAGCGGTCTCGTCGTGCTGGCTGTAAGGTGCTGGGAGCCTAGGCTCTTGTCCCTGCgtgctgctggagggaaggggtcGGTCATGTGGAAAAAACAGGCTTTTACCCACTCAGGTATGAAGAGTACAGCGGTGAGGTGTGGTGGCCTGTCGCAAATTCTAGTTTTATACCTTGccagcagacaaaaaaaaactccctcaaaaaaaaaaaccaacaactgcTGCAAAGTAAGACAGGACCCGTAAAAGCTAGTTTTACCACCAGCTTCGTGTGTGGGAAGTAACAGGGGTGCGGATACCTTGAAAGAATATTTGTGTCAATGACTGCAGACAGACAAACATTACTTTCTTACAAGAAGATGAAAGAGATGGACGAGGATTATCTCAGATGAAACTTCAATAACTGTCATAGGTCCTATTAGCTCAGACTAGGATTGCTTCTTTTCTGTCTATCCATATAAAATCTCAACTTCTACTGTTACAGTAGCCAGAGTACTTGGTAAAACTGTTCACATGGTAGTGCCACTACAAAAATCCTGCAGACAAAGTTCACCTTAACGTGGAAAACTCTTTTATATTTTTAAACTATGCAGCAGCTATCAAGCTTTCTTAATACTTCATGGTTTTGCATTGCGTTAGTCAAAACTTAATATAGTgaaactcatagaatggtttcagttggaagggacctcaaggatcatccagttccatccccctgccataggcagggacacctctcactagaacaggtcactcaaggcttcatccaacctggccttgaacacctccagggagggagcagccacaacctccctgggcaacctgtgccagtgtctcaccaccctcattggaaagaacttcttcctgacatctagtttaaatctccctcttccagtttaaacccattcctccttgtcctgtcattacaagaccttgtcaatagtccctccccagccttcctgcaggcccccttcaaatactggaaggccactacaaggtctcttcaaagccttctccaggctgcagagccctaactcttgtagcctgtcctcacagcagagctgctgcagcacacagcatctTAATGGTCTCTGGACTCGCAGTAACAGTTTgacgtccttcttgtgttgggggctccagaactgcacacttcATTTAAAACATTTACTAGTTTTCTTGTTTGCAGTTTTTTAGAGCAATAACCTCAGTAGAAATTTACATTCTTATTTCCAGATCGGTGAACCGTAACCAGCAGTCTGCTTTTGCCGTGTAAGCAGGAATTTTAAGCTCATTTTAAAATGTAACTCCAGCTCTGTGTTCACTACCTGGTATTTTTCTGGGTTTCTGGCTCTTTTTATATTTCAGTTTTGTAGGCAATCTCTTGGGAAtacttcttttgtttgtttcagcactgctgtgctttcTCTTTGTGCTTGATGATTTCATGTTTTCATTCATCAGCACTTCATATATCTGTGGAGTGCAAGATAAAGGGAATGACTAGTCCCTGCTTCTTTTCACATCAAGATTTTTTTACTCCTCTCTGTCTTTTtagcttttcttctgcagacttGTTAGTACCTGTGACATGGTGCAGGAAACTCACCTGTGAATGCACAAGCCACAGTTTCATACGGCAATCACTTCTGTGCCGAAGCATTCAATTACTCTGAAGTTACTCATGCTAGTACTGGATCTGCACATGGCCATTTTTAGTGCTGTGAGTGAATTAGTAATCAAAAAGAATGGTGGAAGTACTTCCTAAGAACAGGAAAGCAGGAATCTGTGGTGGAACTGCCCTCTGTTGAAAACTGTGGAAAGGTCTCTAGGTAAGTGATGGGGTAAAACTAGTGATGGTTTAGCCATTCTTGAGCTGTGGTAGTTTTGATACATGTGAGGTATTGGTCAGCCATACTTCAATAACTTTTCTTCTTCATCCTTGTAGCACTTTTATGAAGACATGGGGCCAATGAAATATAAGTCAAGTGTGTCCACAATGTCCTGTGGTCTGCAATATCACCATTCATTGATAAAGTGGAGTCCAAAAATGAATATACACATAGTGCGGACTTACTGCTCATCAGCACCGAAGAGGCCTGAAGCCAAGTCTGCAGTAGAAATGGCCACTGCTCTCTTTCATCGTCTGACAGAAGCTGGGACTGTTATGGGGAAAAACTCCCTTCAGAAAATGTCTGCAACGTGCAAGAGCTGGTGGGACAGATACGAAGAGTTTGTTGGAATTAACGAAGTTCGAGAGGCTCAGGGAAAAGTGACAGAGGTAATCAAGAAGATAATGTGGAAATTTGAAAGTTATTAGTTAAGCTACTTGGAGTATAAACACTGACTGAGTCAAAAGGAAATATCCAAGGAGAATCGTGTCAGGTGTTTCTGCTCTTTGTAGACAGTATGCATGTTAGTAACTATAGTATATCCCTTAGATTGAAATGGAACgtgctttggtttgttggtgggttttctttttcctgtaatTCACATATTACTGACTTAGATCTGCCTGGTAATAAGTCTCTAAAAAACATTACTCCTTTCTTTTCAGGCTGAAAATGTCTTTATGATAGCCCGAGGGATAGTGCGAGAGGCTCGTGAAAGTGTAGAAGCCCAGCAGATTAAACTGAAGGAAATCCGGGACCGCTTAGACAGAGTCTCTCGGGATGACACCCAGTATTTGGAGCTGGCTACTCTGGAGCATAGGTTGCTGCAGGTAATTTGTTGGTGTTTCAACACTAGCAAAAGAGATTTACGTGCTTTGCTTCCATCACTAGTTCTTGTGGATGCAATCCAATTCTGAAGTACAGTTATTCAAGTTAGTTTCTTGTGATAATTGTTTTAGTTAATTATTAGCAATGCTTTGATCTGCTCTGCAAATTGTATATGTTAATGCTAAAATAAGGTAGTACATTTAGAGCAGAAAGCTGGAAATAGTGACCCTAGAAAATTAATTGTTGTATACCTGTATGTGAGTAGTCAACAAAAAGCTGAGATTCAATGAATTAACCTTCCCTGtgatgagaagaggaggctcagtggtgacctcattgctgtctacaactacctgaagtgaggctgtagcgaggtgggggttggtctcttcttccaggcaaccgaggtgggattggtctcttctcccaggcaaccagcaacagaacaaggggacacagtctcaagctgtgccagggcaggtctagactggatgttaggaggaagttgttggcagagagggtgattggcattggaatgggctgcccagggaggtgatggagtcgccgtccctggaggtgtttaagcaaagactggctgaggcacttagtgccatggtctagttgagtgaataaggctgggtgctaggttggactggatgatcttggaggtctcttccaacctggctgaatctatgattttgtgattttctGAGTGAAGCTCCTTTATGGTTACTAATCCACAAACACTCTCCAAGCTGCTTTCTGTATAACTGTGGCACCCAGGAAACTCAGTAAAGCTTTTGTCAGAGAACAGCCAAAGCAAGGCTACTTCGTGAGGGGAGGGCAAGCAAGATGATGAGCCTGACCACAACACAGGCTGGGGCAGTAGCCTTGTAACAGCACCTTTGCTGGATCGGCCAAGCAGGGATGGAGACATGAATGTGTGTTAACACTCCATCAATCAGAGGTAAAGACAAGGGACAATGTCAATTCAGGAAATCCAGAAGAAAGtgcaggaaaaggaggaaacagGCCCGGAGGCAGGTACACCTGTGGCAAAGCTCAGGCAAGGAATGGGTACCAATGCCTGAGCTTAAACTGAGCTCCCAGGTCAGAGGACAGAGCATCGTGGAAGAACTAGGGAGCTGCAGTAATCTGAACAAGGCATCAGGTCTGTCGATGAGACTTAAAAGAGTAGAGCTCTGCATacctatgaagaaaggctgaactCAGGTCACCACTGTCTGTAAGGTGGTGTTGTCATCTTACAGAAAAAATACAGGCTTGGAAGGATGAGAATATTTATGGAAGATgtggggagaaagggaagatgTTTGTCTGTGAGCAGCATAAGGAAGAACATGCAGAGGAATAAGAAGCTTATGTTCATAAGGTGAATCTTTCCAGTCTCATTTCCCACTTAGAGGATTTAGAACTCAAGAAGTATAGTAAAGGTGGTACTGAAGAAGTAAGCAGAGAAATAAAAGTGATTGCTACAGGAAGAGAAGACGACATCCTAGTCATACTCCTTTTCTGCTATCAGCATGCAACAGATTCTTGTGTAGAAGATCTTCAGCTGTAATTTCTGATGACCTTTTCCATTTCTCAGTTTTGACTTAAAATGATGTCTGATTGACTTTAAGTAGGATTAATAAAGAAAACCTCACATCAAAAGGAAAAATTCTGAGACAGAACTAATAGATATATTCATAATGCACTGGGGTTTTGACAGGGGATTTTTAGTATAGGCTTCATAGCTTCATATTATACCTTCTGCTTCAAATGGCTGTGTTTCTTGCAGGAAGAGAAGAGGTACCGAGCTGCATACATAAATGCAGAAGAATCTGAGAGAGAAAaatttgctctcttctctgcagctgtAAGAGAAAGCCATGAAAAAGAGCGAACGAGAGCTGAAAAAACAAAGAACTGGTCTATTATTGGTTCTGTCCTGGGAGCCATTATAGGTGTTCTTGGCTCCACCTATGTTAATCGAGTAAGGCTACAAGAGCTGAAAGTCTTGGTGCTTGAAGCACAGAAGGGCCCAATAAATTTGCAAGAAGCCATCAAGGAACAGGCCTCCAGCTATTACTTGCAGCAAAAGGATCTCAGCGATGTCATAGCAGACCTGAAAAGCGTCCTCCAAACAAGGACGTCACAGGAAATAAAAGGCAGCACTTTGTTAACTAGAGAAGACAAGAATAACGCCATGAAAATAGATTCTCTTTTAATCCCTTTAAACGAACAGCTCAGCTACACAAAACAAGTCAGTTCGTGTCTCGGGACTTTACAGCAGCAGTTGAGCCATCTGCA
This genomic interval carries:
- the CCDC51 gene encoding mitochondrial potassium channel, yielding MGPMKYKSSVSTMSCGLQYHHSLIKWSPKMNIHIVRTYCSSAPKRPEAKSAVEMATALFHRLTEAGTVMGKNSLQKMSATCKSWWDRYEEFVGINEVREAQGKVTEAENVFMIARGIVREARESVEAQQIKLKEIRDRLDRVSRDDTQYLELATLEHRLLQEEKRYRAAYINAEESEREKFALFSAAVRESHEKERTRAEKTKNWSIIGSVLGAIIGVLGSTYVNRVRLQELKVLVLEAQKGPINLQEAIKEQASSYYLQQKDLSDVIADLKSVLQTRTSQEIKGSTLLTREDKNNAMKIDSLLIPLNEQLSYTKQVSSCLGTLQQQLSHLQETIAQVVAEVQAVKVAVHSRPVERVTPRSSAEGKSQTSAVRDVILELCDTERRLETQIKRNSIYSTAVTCAVFAVTLPVLYVILKGN